Proteins encoded in a region of the Pseudomonas denitrificans (nom. rej.) genome:
- a CDS encoding phospholipase D-like domain-containing protein, producing MSGPIFPWRTGNRFALLCDGERFFPRMFQAIDSAERQIELELYLVESGSCAEALLDRLLAARSRGVKVRCLFDAFGSLKLSSAWTRQLLEAGGELRHYNPLNWKAGIRNLYRDHRKLLLVDERIAYVGGTGANDEFWSARENRSDWHEVMVEMTGHIVADWQRLFERQWNACLGVRAWKPREEVLLTRLPPIPNYGEGLARVAYADAGQHRDILQALVRSLRGAHQRVWLATPYFLPTWKVRRALRKAAQRGVDVRLLLTGRLTDHAPVRYAGQRYYPGLLRAGVKIFEYQPRFLHLKMVLVDDWVSVGSCNFDHWNLRFNLEANVEAFDPSFTAAVADCLAADFAQSREIDLGFWRARPWWKRLRERLWGSLDRLVVNFLDRRR from the coding sequence GTGAGCGGGCCGATCTTCCCCTGGCGGACGGGCAACCGTTTCGCCCTGCTCTGCGATGGCGAGCGCTTTTTCCCGCGCATGTTCCAAGCCATCGACAGCGCCGAGCGGCAGATCGAACTGGAGCTGTACCTGGTGGAAAGCGGCAGCTGCGCCGAAGCGCTGCTGGATCGCCTGCTGGCTGCGCGCTCGCGCGGCGTGAAGGTGCGTTGCCTGTTCGACGCCTTCGGCAGCCTCAAGCTATCCAGCGCCTGGACGCGCCAACTGCTGGAGGCGGGCGGCGAGCTGCGCCACTACAACCCGCTGAACTGGAAGGCCGGCATTCGCAACCTGTACCGCGATCACCGCAAGCTGTTGCTGGTGGACGAGCGCATCGCCTATGTCGGCGGTACCGGCGCCAACGACGAGTTCTGGTCCGCGCGGGAGAACCGCAGCGACTGGCACGAAGTGATGGTGGAGATGACCGGCCACATCGTCGCCGACTGGCAGCGGCTGTTCGAGCGGCAGTGGAATGCCTGTCTCGGCGTGCGCGCCTGGAAGCCTCGCGAGGAAGTCCTGCTGACCCGCCTGCCGCCGATCCCCAACTACGGCGAAGGCCTGGCGCGGGTCGCCTATGCCGACGCCGGCCAGCATCGTGACATCCTCCAGGCGCTGGTGCGTTCGCTGCGTGGCGCGCACCAGCGTGTGTGGCTGGCGACGCCTTACTTCCTGCCGACCTGGAAAGTCCGCCGCGCCCTGCGCAAGGCCGCCCAGCGCGGTGTCGACGTGCGCCTGCTGCTCACCGGGCGCCTCACCGACCATGCTCCCGTGCGCTACGCGGGTCAGCGCTATTACCCCGGCCTGCTGCGTGCCGGGGTGAAGATCTTCGAATACCAGCCGCGCTTCCTTCATCTGAAGATGGTACTGGTTGATGACTGGGTCAGCGTCGGCTCGTGCAACTTCGATCATTGGAACCTTCGGTTCAATCTGGAGGCCAATGTAGAAGCGTTCGATCCGTCGTTCACCGCGGCGGTGGCCGACTGCCTGGCCGCCGACTTCGCACAGAGCCGCGAGATCGACCTGGGCTTCTGGCGCGCGCGTCCCTGGTGGAAGCGCCTGCGCGAGCGCCTGTGGGGCTCGCTGGACCGACTGGTGGTGAACTTCCTCGATCGCCGCCGCTGA